A genome region from Cloacibacillus sp. includes the following:
- a CDS encoding amino acid ABC transporter ATP-binding protein, with translation MNVTNKPLIVIENLNKSFEDGEVLRNISFTIREGDLASIIGPSGCGKSTFLRCINCLELMDSGSVTVAGVTVSRKPGETPSDAMLQTVHELRTEVGMVFQSYNLFPNKNLLQNIMLAPMVVKGMKSDEAHELSMKMLQKVGLEGFAHKYPSTLSGGQSQRAAIARALAMNPRVMLYDEPTSALDPELVGEVLQVMKDLDAEGMTQIIVTHEMKFARDASDYIIFMDKGEIVEYEDGDVLFENPKNERTRSFLRHFVNAGVTC, from the coding sequence ATGAACGTTACAAACAAACCGTTGATAGTCATTGAGAATTTAAACAAAAGTTTTGAGGATGGAGAAGTCCTCAGAAACATCAGCTTTACCATACGCGAGGGCGACCTCGCCTCTATCATAGGACCTTCCGGATGCGGAAAGTCCACGTTTTTGCGCTGCATCAACTGCCTTGAACTTATGGACTCAGGCTCTGTCACCGTGGCCGGCGTCACCGTGTCCCGCAAACCTGGCGAAACGCCGAGCGACGCGATGCTGCAGACGGTACATGAGCTGCGCACCGAGGTAGGCATGGTCTTTCAAAGCTACAACCTCTTCCCAAACAAGAACCTGCTGCAGAACATCATGCTTGCGCCAATGGTCGTAAAGGGCATGAAGAGCGACGAGGCCCACGAACTTAGCATGAAGATGCTGCAAAAGGTCGGGCTTGAAGGCTTCGCGCATAAATATCCGTCTACTCTCTCCGGCGGACAGAGCCAACGCGCAGCGATTGCGCGAGCGCTTGCTATGAACCCGCGCGTCATGCTTTACGACGAGCCTACCTCCGCGCTTGACCCGGAGCTTGTCGGCGAAGTTTTGCAGGTCATGAAGGACCTTGACGCCGAGGGCATGACACAGATAATCGTTACGCACGAAATGAAGTTCGCAAGAGACGCTTCGGACTATATCATTTTCATGGACAAGGGCGAGATCGTCGAGTACGAAGACGGCGACGTCCTGTTTGAGAACCCGAAGAACGAACGCACGCGCTCGTTCCTTCGTCATTTTGTAAACGCCGGGGTGACATGCTGA
- a CDS encoding ABC transporter substrate-binding protein/permease, producing the protein MKKFIALIALIMALAMPGALYAADAAAPAAGEKLLRWGGDSEGGFPYMFSDPKDPKKLIGFEVDIVDAIAKELGRRPVYVNNAWDNLIPGLERNLYDIAINGLEVTPEHEETVNFSIPYYKTYLQLAVRKKDNSVKTLKDLKGKVAGTLKESYAQQILEEVSGINIRTYIVEANTYEDLANGRLDAALFDQPIALYSAGFNPEIKFVGPPIGEITYAIALRKKDKALLGEINAALVKLRDNGTLRAIYDKWNLWTPVMATTFNDFDPPKFEPIFYNEWAEAHRPNLTIEKRLQRYWDVMPMFAHGALVTMEVSIVAMVIAICLGLALAVTRVFAPRWLAMIATWYVEIVRGTPVLIQLFFIFYGLPSIGIKFSPFWAGAIGLGLNYAAYEAEVYRTGLFAIPRTQWESALALGMTRWQAMQQVILPQAVRVVIPPITNDFISLLKDSSLVSIITMVDLTKVYGQVSATYYDYFGPGIIVAVIYLLLGLPFVRFARHTEKRLAAVEKDGKQGHRENIYRNSTRYI; encoded by the coding sequence ATGAAAAAGTTTATTGCGCTTATTGCGCTTATAATGGCGCTGGCAATGCCGGGCGCACTCTACGCGGCAGACGCCGCCGCGCCCGCCGCGGGCGAAAAACTGCTGCGCTGGGGCGGAGACTCCGAAGGCGGATTCCCGTACATGTTCTCCGACCCGAAGGACCCGAAGAAGCTCATCGGCTTTGAGGTGGACATAGTAGACGCCATAGCCAAGGAACTGGGACGCCGCCCGGTATACGTCAACAACGCGTGGGACAACCTTATCCCGGGCCTTGAACGCAACCTTTACGACATCGCCATCAACGGGCTGGAAGTGACTCCGGAGCACGAAGAGACGGTAAACTTCTCAATCCCCTATTACAAGACTTACCTGCAGCTCGCCGTCCGCAAAAAGGACAACTCCGTCAAGACATTGAAGGACCTTAAGGGAAAGGTAGCGGGCACGCTCAAAGAAAGCTACGCGCAGCAGATCCTCGAAGAGGTCAGCGGCATCAACATCCGCACCTACATCGTCGAGGCCAACACCTATGAGGACTTGGCAAACGGACGCCTTGACGCGGCTCTCTTCGACCAGCCCATCGCACTCTACTCCGCCGGCTTCAACCCCGAGATAAAGTTCGTGGGGCCGCCGATCGGAGAAATCACCTACGCCATCGCCCTCCGCAAGAAGGACAAGGCGCTTCTGGGCGAGATAAACGCAGCCCTCGTCAAACTCCGCGACAACGGTACGCTGCGCGCGATATATGACAAATGGAACCTTTGGACGCCGGTTATGGCGACGACCTTCAACGACTTCGACCCGCCGAAGTTCGAGCCTATCTTCTACAACGAGTGGGCGGAGGCTCACCGTCCAAACCTCACGATAGAAAAACGGCTCCAGCGCTACTGGGACGTAATGCCGATGTTCGCGCACGGCGCGCTCGTCACGATGGAGGTCTCAATAGTCGCCATGGTCATCGCGATATGCCTGGGCCTCGCGCTTGCCGTCACGCGCGTATTTGCGCCGCGCTGGCTTGCGATGATAGCGACATGGTACGTCGAGATAGTCCGCGGCACTCCTGTTTTGATACAGCTCTTCTTCATCTTCTACGGACTTCCGTCCATCGGAATAAAGTTCTCTCCCTTCTGGGCTGGAGCTATAGGCCTTGGCCTCAACTACGCTGCCTACGAGGCTGAAGTATACAGGACGGGACTGTTTGCCATCCCAAGGACTCAATGGGAATCGGCGCTTGCGCTGGGCATGACGAGATGGCAGGCGATGCAGCAGGTGATACTGCCGCAGGCCGTCCGCGTAGTCATTCCGCCTATCACGAACGACTTCATCTCCCTGCTCAAGGACTCCTCGCTCGTCTCCATCATCACGATGGTGGACCTGACGAAGGTCTACGGCCAGGTGTCGGCCACCTACTACGACTACTTCGGCCCCGGCATCATCGTAGCCGTCATCTATCTGCTGCTCGGGCTGCCCTTCGTGCGCTTCGCAAGGCACACGGAAAAGCGCCTCGCCGCGGTGGAAAAGGACGGCAAGCAGGGGCACAGGGAAAATATCTACAGAAACAGTACGCGCTACATCTAA
- a CDS encoding ATP-dependent RecD-like DNA helicase, protein MTENLKENQSASPEGMVELAGQAERITFHNAENGYTVLRLSVRDHADLITAVGLMAEPAQGEMLTLTGRWERSAKYGMQFHVYKCESTMPATAAGIEKFLGSGLIPGLGPAMAKKIVDKFGEDTVRVLDEEPDRLALIKGISEKKAEAIADGWQAQREIREVMVFLQGYGIGTGYAMRIFRQYGAGTKEVLKENPYRLALDIPGIGFAIADKIARKVGFSIDSPLRVRAGVQHVLNQLITDGHVYAPIGMLTDNAAKTLQVEKEMAADGIEAARLAEEIIVEKFTDGDGKEEEAVYLPAFYYAETTSAKNLRAIIAAPYNSQCVDCDKMLPWLEREMGITLAPAQREAVIRAVNSKVMVITGGPGTGKTTIIRAALRMREAGGFRVLLAAPTGRAAKRMAEATDHEAKTIHRLLEYVGAPGSGGSFMRNETNPLECDLLIVDEASMIDQILFHHLLKAMPKSASLIFVGDVNQLPSVSPGNVLKDLIDSASVPVVMLTEIFRQGKESRIIVNAHRVNNGEMPILPEDQSLELSDFYFIEPKVNAPGLPEEDCRKIFEDMVLKTVERLVADNIPKRFNFDPINDIQVLAPMHNGTVGTKRLNAELQKILNKRAGASVQRLERVFKEGDKVMQIKNNYDKDVYNGDIGIITKVDGEESSITVRMDTGIVTYDFSELEELVHAYAVSIHKSQGSEYPAVIIPLLTQHYVLLQRNLLYTAITRGKKLVVIVGQKKAIRIAVENDKTRTRYTRLKERLSQKANDGLFME, encoded by the coding sequence TTGACGGAGAACCTTAAAGAAAATCAATCCGCTTCGCCGGAGGGCATGGTAGAACTTGCCGGACAGGCGGAACGTATAACCTTTCACAACGCGGAGAACGGATATACCGTTCTCCGCCTTAGCGTGCGCGACCACGCCGACCTCATCACCGCGGTTGGACTTATGGCGGAACCGGCGCAGGGCGAGATGCTGACTCTCACGGGCCGGTGGGAGCGCAGCGCGAAATACGGCATGCAGTTTCACGTTTACAAATGCGAATCTACGATGCCCGCTACTGCGGCCGGTATAGAAAAATTTCTCGGCTCCGGCCTCATCCCGGGCCTCGGCCCCGCGATGGCGAAAAAAATCGTCGATAAATTCGGCGAGGATACGGTGCGGGTGCTCGACGAAGAACCGGACCGCCTTGCCTTGATAAAGGGCATAAGCGAAAAAAAGGCTGAGGCGATAGCCGACGGCTGGCAGGCGCAGCGCGAGATCCGCGAAGTAATGGTCTTTCTGCAGGGCTACGGCATCGGCACGGGCTACGCGATGCGTATCTTCCGGCAGTACGGCGCCGGCACTAAAGAGGTGCTCAAAGAGAACCCCTACCGTCTTGCGCTCGACATCCCCGGCATAGGTTTTGCGATAGCGGACAAGATCGCGCGCAAAGTTGGATTTTCCATAGATTCTCCGCTGCGCGTCCGCGCGGGCGTGCAGCATGTGCTAAACCAGCTTATAACGGACGGCCACGTCTACGCGCCAATAGGCATGCTCACCGACAACGCGGCAAAGACGCTCCAGGTCGAAAAAGAGATGGCAGCCGACGGCATAGAGGCGGCGCGTCTTGCAGAAGAGATAATAGTTGAGAAGTTCACCGACGGCGACGGGAAAGAGGAAGAGGCGGTATACCTTCCGGCCTTCTACTACGCAGAGACGACCTCCGCGAAAAACCTGCGCGCCATAATAGCCGCGCCGTATAACAGTCAGTGCGTCGACTGCGACAAGATGCTGCCCTGGCTTGAACGCGAGATGGGCATAACGCTTGCTCCGGCTCAGCGCGAGGCCGTAATACGCGCCGTAAATTCCAAAGTGATGGTGATAACGGGCGGCCCCGGAACGGGAAAGACTACGATAATCCGCGCGGCTCTTAGAATGCGCGAGGCTGGCGGTTTCCGCGTGCTGCTTGCCGCTCCCACGGGGCGCGCGGCGAAGCGCATGGCGGAGGCAACAGACCATGAGGCGAAGACCATCCATCGTCTGCTTGAATATGTAGGCGCTCCCGGCAGCGGCGGCTCCTTCATGCGCAACGAGACGAACCCGCTTGAGTGCGACCTGCTTATCGTAGACGAAGCTTCAATGATAGACCAGATACTCTTTCATCATCTTTTGAAGGCCATGCCTAAGAGCGCCTCCCTCATCTTCGTCGGCGACGTAAATCAGCTCCCATCAGTCTCGCCCGGCAACGTGCTGAAAGACCTGATAGATTCAGCCTCCGTTCCTGTCGTTATGCTCACCGAGATATTTCGTCAGGGCAAGGAGAGCCGGATAATCGTCAACGCGCACCGCGTCAACAACGGCGAGATGCCGATACTGCCGGAGGATCAGAGCCTTGAATTATCGGATTTTTATTTTATAGAGCCTAAGGTGAACGCGCCGGGGCTGCCTGAAGAGGACTGCCGGAAAATTTTTGAAGATATGGTGCTTAAGACCGTCGAACGGCTTGTCGCCGACAACATCCCAAAGCGTTTTAATTTCGACCCGATAAACGACATACAGGTGCTAGCGCCGATGCACAACGGGACGGTCGGCACGAAGAGGCTCAACGCAGAGCTCCAGAAGATATTGAACAAACGGGCCGGCGCCTCCGTGCAGCGTCTTGAACGCGTCTTCAAAGAGGGCGACAAAGTGATGCAGATAAAAAATAATTATGACAAAGATGTCTATAACGGGGATATCGGCATCATCACAAAGGTGGACGGCGAAGAATCGTCCATCACCGTCAGGATGGACACGGGCATCGTCACCTATGATTTCTCGGAGCTGGAAGAGCTGGTACACGCCTACGCCGTCTCGATACACAAGTCGCAGGGTTCCGAATATCCCGCCGTCATAATCCCGCTCTTGACCCAGCATTACGTGCTGCTGCAAAGAAACCTTCTATATACCGCGATAACGCGCGGAAAAAAACTTGTCGTCATAGTGGGACAGAAGAAGGCGATACGCATCGCCGTGGAGAACGACAAGACGCGCACTAGATACACGCGCCTCAAAGAGCGTCTGAGCCAAAAGGCAAACGACGGCCTGTTTATGGAATAA
- a CDS encoding amidohydrolase — translation MNESIRTDSIALINGVIYPMAYPGRAQALFARGGIIKKLGSDKEILELCDTKTVVLDMKGRYILPGFTDTHNHLLAAGRSIETLDLSDARSIDEIIGKGRHFLSGNPIAVDGWFFARGWDQNRMAENRFPNRHDLDLISTDIPLCFERSCGHITALNSKALQILKISSGFKISGGIIHTDEKGEPNGVVSEAAVNWVRLNIPEHSTETLKRWYRLATEKMLGYGITSVQTDDLELIGRTEGVFDLYEAMENEGKMPLRVAQQWHLRDEEALSAFIENGYNRRGGNYFRSGPLKIHVDGTLGARTAALREEYSDDPGNRGVYAHSQGELNRLVLTAQEAGMQAAFYAIGDGAIERCLNAVESAKSAANSGIAHRIVHCQVGAADLYSRMASLGVMADIQPAFVTSDWPIVISRLDTDRARWSYAWKSLLNAGIPVGAGSDAPTESLNPFVGIRAAILRQDTNNEPEHGWMPLQCVDRVEAFALYTSGGANVCCELPWRGTLEPGKAADLTAFMQDPFQVPENELLNMNTGLTVVDGHIRCIK, via the coding sequence ATGAATGAAAGCATCAGGACAGATTCAATAGCGTTGATAAACGGCGTCATCTACCCGATGGCCTATCCGGGCCGCGCGCAGGCGCTCTTCGCGCGCGGAGGGATAATCAAAAAGCTCGGCTCGGACAAAGAGATACTTGAGTTATGCGATACGAAGACGGTCGTTTTGGATATGAAGGGGCGCTATATACTGCCCGGCTTTACAGATACGCACAATCATCTGCTGGCGGCGGGGCGCAGTATAGAGACTTTAGATTTGAGCGACGCTCGCTCAATAGACGAAATAATAGGCAAGGGGAGGCACTTTCTCTCCGGCAACCCTATCGCTGTGGACGGTTGGTTCTTCGCGCGCGGCTGGGATCAGAACAGAATGGCGGAAAACCGTTTCCCGAACCGTCACGACCTCGACCTCATCTCGACCGACATCCCGCTCTGCTTCGAGCGCTCGTGCGGACATATCACGGCTCTCAACAGCAAGGCGCTTCAGATATTAAAAATCTCAAGCGGCTTTAAGATCTCCGGCGGCATAATCCACACCGACGAAAAGGGCGAACCAAACGGCGTCGTGAGCGAGGCCGCCGTCAACTGGGTGCGCCTCAATATCCCGGAACATTCGACAGAGACGCTGAAACGCTGGTACCGGCTCGCCACGGAAAAAATGCTTGGGTACGGCATAACCTCCGTCCAAACGGACGATCTGGAGCTCATCGGCCGCACGGAGGGCGTTTTTGACCTCTATGAGGCGATGGAAAACGAAGGAAAAATGCCGCTGCGCGTCGCGCAGCAATGGCATCTGCGCGACGAGGAGGCTCTTTCTGCCTTCATAGAAAACGGATACAACAGACGCGGAGGGAATTATTTCCGCTCAGGTCCGCTCAAAATACACGTCGACGGCACGCTTGGCGCGCGCACGGCGGCGCTTCGCGAGGAATACTCGGACGACCCCGGCAACCGCGGCGTCTACGCACATTCTCAGGGCGAGCTGAACAGGCTCGTGCTCACCGCGCAGGAGGCAGGGATGCAGGCCGCCTTTTACGCTATCGGCGACGGCGCTATAGAGCGCTGCCTCAACGCCGTGGAATCCGCGAAGAGCGCGGCCAACAGCGGCATCGCGCACAGGATAGTGCATTGTCAGGTCGGCGCGGCCGACCTTTATTCGCGCATGGCGTCGCTTGGCGTCATGGCGGACATACAGCCGGCCTTCGTCACCTCCGACTGGCCCATCGTCATTTCGCGCCTCGACACAGACCGCGCCAGATGGAGCTACGCGTGGAAATCGCTTCTAAACGCCGGCATTCCCGTCGGCGCGGGATCTGACGCGCCTACGGAATCGCTGAACCCGTTTGTCGGCATACGCGCCGCGATTTTGAGGCAGGATACGAACAACGAACCGGAACACGGCTGGATGCCGCTGCAGTGCGTCGACAGAGTCGAGGCCTTCGCCCTCTACACAAGCGGAGGCGCGAACGTCTGCTGCGAGCTGCCGTGGCGCGGCACGCTGGAGCCGGGCAAGGCGGCTGACCTCACCGCCTTTATGCAGGATCCGTTCCAGGTTCCTGAAAACGAGCTTTTGAACATGAATACCGGCCTCACGGTCGTAGACGGGCATATCCGCTGCATCAAATAG
- a CDS encoding leucyl aminopeptidase, producing the protein MSITIQPENFNAETLPIIGIIVEEAEPEQIALDPLRGEMRDFCRKVIVNHGYKGEAGSSLVIPLADKNVKYVIAAGTGSDASETEERIREAAFKIARAAAEKGISAFSVTMPKASCPARSRAAAEGAALASSRFVKYKAKDEKDKFTEASDIIFIDADAAALEEGRSIAGAQLFARALANEPGNAVNPVTLAERAAALAQKHGMSCEIWDEERIQKAKMGLFYAVGRGSKNPPRFVVLSYEPEGAAKGHVALVGKGITFDSGGLDIKPADFMTTMKGDKTGACVVLGAIGAVAEMKLPWKVTAIIAAAENMPGGDAYRPDDILTSRNGKTVEINNTDAEGRLTLADALAYATELAPDMIVDIATLTGACAVALGATTAGLFTNNDAFGDKLLAASAASGERFWKMPMNDPSLRKQLKSPFADLVNCGSRYGGAITAAMFLEAFVSKDIPWAHLDIAAADFVKKPYSYYVDGASGFGARTLVRLIKEL; encoded by the coding sequence ATGTCAATTACAATACAGCCGGAAAATTTCAACGCAGAGACGCTGCCGATAATCGGCATAATCGTTGAAGAGGCCGAGCCGGAGCAGATCGCGCTTGATCCGCTTCGCGGCGAGATGCGCGATTTCTGCCGCAAGGTGATAGTCAATCACGGCTACAAAGGCGAGGCTGGCTCGTCGCTCGTCATTCCGCTGGCCGATAAAAATGTGAAGTACGTCATAGCGGCGGGCACAGGCTCCGACGCCTCTGAGACGGAAGAACGCATCCGCGAGGCCGCCTTTAAAATAGCCCGCGCCGCCGCAGAAAAAGGAATCAGCGCCTTTTCCGTGACGATGCCGAAGGCTTCGTGCCCAGCGCGCTCGCGCGCGGCCGCTGAGGGCGCGGCTCTTGCTTCCAGCCGTTTTGTCAAGTACAAGGCAAAGGATGAAAAGGATAAATTCACAGAGGCCTCTGATATAATTTTTATCGACGCGGACGCAGCGGCCTTGGAAGAGGGCCGCTCCATCGCCGGAGCGCAGCTCTTCGCGCGCGCTCTTGCAAACGAGCCGGGAAACGCCGTAAACCCTGTTACTCTTGCGGAGCGGGCTGCGGCGCTTGCGCAAAAGCACGGCATGAGCTGCGAGATATGGGACGAAGAACGCATACAGAAAGCAAAAATGGGCCTCTTCTACGCTGTGGGCCGAGGCTCAAAGAACCCGCCGCGCTTCGTCGTGCTTTCCTATGAACCGGAGGGCGCGGCCAAGGGACACGTGGCGCTCGTCGGCAAGGGCATAACCTTTGACAGCGGCGGCCTCGACATCAAGCCCGCCGATTTCATGACGACGATGAAGGGCGACAAGACCGGCGCCTGCGTCGTGCTGGGAGCTATCGGCGCCGTAGCGGAAATGAAGCTGCCGTGGAAGGTGACGGCCATCATAGCCGCCGCGGAGAACATGCCCGGAGGCGACGCCTACAGACCAGACGACATCCTGACCTCAAGAAACGGCAAGACGGTTGAGATAAACAACACCGACGCAGAAGGCCGCCTCACTCTGGCGGACGCTCTGGCCTACGCCACAGAGCTCGCGCCGGACATGATAGTCGATATAGCGACCCTTACAGGCGCGTGCGCCGTAGCGCTTGGCGCAACGACGGCCGGGCTTTTTACAAACAACGACGCCTTCGGCGACAAACTTCTTGCGGCCTCCGCCGCAAGCGGAGAACGTTTCTGGAAGATGCCGATGAATGACCCGAGCCTCAGAAAACAGCTGAAAAGCCCGTTTGCCGACCTTGTGAACTGCGGCAGCCGCTACGGCGGCGCGATAACGGCGGCTATGTTCCTTGAGGCTTTCGTCTCAAAAGACATTCCGTGGGCGCATCTTGACATCGCGGCGGCGGACTTCGTAAAGAAGCCGTACAGCTATTACGTCGACGGAGCCTCTGGGTTTGGCGCGAGGACTCTCGTCCGCCTCATCAAAGAACTTTAA
- a CDS encoding FAD-binding protein, translating into MKKNYDAVIVGAGPAGLFAAMELAGRGLKVAVADKGRPIDKRICPMKAGASECVHCRPCNVVCGWGGAGAFSDGKLTLTPEFGGNLEEYCGRAKLLELIKEADEMYLRHGASTTLFEPGGELAKQVIAKALQAGLDIIPATIRHMGTDRSKFILGAMYETMKDNCEVFTNTAVDRVLLAADGSAAGVALENGDELLAPKVLLAPGREGAAWMEKTVRALGLEIESLPVDIGVRVEIPSAWAEDITDQFYEIKAILDTPTFDDRVRTFCMCPHGEVTTEFQSHHNILTVNGHSNRENDKKTQNTNFAILLSTKFTKPFSDPIGYGSHIARLANMLGGGILVQRLGDLRKGRRSTHERIARGLVTPTLTSAEPGDLACVLPYRHLVGIMEMLSALDHIIPGINGSHTLLYGVEVKFYSLKVALDKGLQTTIPGLYAAGDGAGVTRGVIQASASGLWAARAMTESR; encoded by the coding sequence ATGAAAAAAAATTACGACGCGGTAATAGTGGGTGCCGGCCCCGCCGGGCTTTTCGCCGCAATGGAGCTGGCCGGCAGAGGACTTAAAGTGGCAGTCGCCGACAAGGGACGCCCTATAGATAAACGGATATGCCCGATGAAGGCCGGAGCTTCGGAGTGCGTACACTGCCGGCCGTGCAACGTCGTCTGCGGCTGGGGCGGCGCGGGCGCTTTCAGCGACGGAAAGCTGACGCTGACGCCGGAGTTCGGCGGCAACCTCGAGGAATACTGCGGGCGCGCGAAGCTGCTCGAACTTATAAAAGAGGCGGACGAGATGTATCTGCGCCACGGAGCGAGCACCACGCTCTTTGAGCCTGGCGGCGAGCTGGCAAAACAGGTCATCGCAAAGGCGCTTCAGGCAGGCCTTGACATAATCCCCGCCACAATCCGCCACATGGGCACCGACCGCTCGAAGTTTATCTTAGGCGCCATGTACGAGACGATGAAAGACAACTGCGAGGTCTTCACGAACACCGCGGTAGACCGCGTGCTGCTTGCGGCGGACGGTTCCGCGGCTGGAGTGGCCCTTGAAAACGGCGACGAACTGCTCGCGCCTAAGGTGCTTCTTGCGCCGGGACGCGAGGGCGCGGCGTGGATGGAAAAGACGGTGCGCGCGCTCGGGCTTGAGATAGAGTCTCTGCCCGTCGACATCGGCGTGCGAGTTGAGATACCCTCCGCGTGGGCCGAGGACATCACCGACCAGTTCTACGAGATAAAGGCGATACTCGATACGCCCACCTTCGACGACCGTGTGCGCACCTTCTGCATGTGCCCGCACGGAGAGGTGACGACGGAGTTTCAGAGCCATCACAACATCCTCACAGTAAACGGCCATTCAAACCGCGAAAACGACAAAAAGACGCAAAACACAAACTTCGCGATATTGCTCTCCACCAAATTTACAAAACCGTTCAGCGACCCTATAGGCTACGGCAGCCACATCGCGCGCCTTGCGAACATGCTGGGCGGCGGCATTCTTGTGCAGCGCCTAGGCGACCTCCGCAAGGGGCGGCGCTCGACGCACGAGCGCATAGCGCGCGGCCTCGTGACGCCCACATTGACCAGCGCGGAGCCGGGCGACCTCGCCTGCGTGTTGCCCTACCGGCATCTCGTGGGCATCATGGAGATGCTTTCCGCGCTCGACCACATCATCCCTGGAATCAACGGCAGCCATACGCTGCTCTACGGCGTCGAGGTAAAGTTCTACAGCCTTAAGGTGGCGCTGGACAAAGGCCTCCAGACGACGATACCGGGGCTGTACGCCGCGGGAGACGGCGCAGGAGTCACGCGCGGCGTCATACAGGCCTCCGCAAGCGGACTCTGGGCGGCGCGCGCGATGACAGAAAGCCGCTGA
- a CDS encoding potassium channel family protein, with protein sequence MRPQLRKRLIFIYEVILPILAIFSMLSLIALGEKYFHPEEQPVVLYVVDHLIWLVFTVDFCIRICFATSFKLFIATHLSEFISIVPSSPFIFVLYLLDLSRWQTSTFVLMEIIFLVKFLAYLGRCYSMQSRFFKTNLLHYAGGITIVSLVVAAQLFSICEEISYGNSIWFSLVTMSTTGYGDIVPHTDGGRMVAIFLMVAGVACITAFTSILASRILKAPDRMNSKNPHIEAIETQIRRFALLSEDEVEEMCIILKDLKAHQKVTGKLVAEEIRDFNEKEEKKLWSSLPVVRWVRAKCAGFMDDSIEIDRDLSEKKEKED encoded by the coding sequence ATGAGGCCGCAGCTGCGCAAGAGGCTCATCTTTATTTACGAGGTCATTCTGCCGATACTGGCTATTTTTTCAATGCTTTCTCTAATAGCGCTCGGCGAGAAATATTTTCACCCAGAAGAGCAGCCTGTGGTCCTCTATGTCGTCGACCATCTGATATGGCTTGTCTTCACGGTCGATTTCTGTATAAGGATATGCTTTGCCACAAGCTTTAAACTCTTCATAGCTACGCATCTGTCGGAATTTATATCAATAGTCCCGTCGTCTCCATTCATTTTCGTTTTGTATCTGCTTGATTTGTCGCGCTGGCAGACGAGCACCTTCGTCCTTATGGAAATCATCTTCCTCGTCAAGTTCCTCGCCTACTTAGGGCGCTGTTATTCAATGCAGAGCAGGTTCTTCAAAACAAACCTGCTGCACTACGCGGGCGGCATAACGATAGTTTCGCTCGTCGTAGCGGCTCAGCTATTTTCCATCTGCGAAGAGATAAGCTACGGCAATTCTATATGGTTTTCTCTGGTGACGATGAGCACCACCGGCTACGGCGACATCGTGCCGCATACGGACGGGGGCAGGATGGTCGCCATCTTTCTAATGGTGGCGGGAGTTGCCTGCATCACAGCCTTTACGAGCATTCTTGCTTCGCGCATCCTAAAAGCGCCAGACAGGATGAACTCAAAAAACCCGCATATAGAGGCGATAGAAACGCAGATACGGCGCTTCGCTCTGCTTTCGGAGGACGAGGTGGAAGAGATGTGCATCATCTTGAAAGACCTTAAAGCGCACCAGAAGGTGACGGGAAAACTTGTCGCCGAAGAGATACGCGACTTCAACGAAAAAGAAGAAAAAAAGCTCTGGAGCAGCCTTCCGGTCGTCCGCTGGGTGCGCGCGAAATGCGCCGGCTTCATGGACGACAGCATAGAGATAGACCGAGACCTGTCAGAAAAAAAAGAAAAAGAAGATTAG